A region of the Nocardia nova SH22a genome:
CTGAACAACATCGGCGAATCCTGTTACGAGGGAATGCTTCTGCTCGCCGCACTCGCCGAGCGGGCGGGAAGCCTCGAGGTGGGGGCCATCGAACGGGTCGCCGCCCGGGTCGGTTATCAGGGCCCGCGCGGTGAGGTCCGGGTCCGCGGTGCGCACACCACGCAGCCGGTCTATCTCGCCGAGGTGGATGCCCTCGACTTCGGGCTGCTGGCGGATCTGACGCCACCAGGCCGATAGCCGCCCGTCGCGTCCGTAAGACGGTCCGGGCCATAGGAATCCGGCGCCGGGACCGAGGCTCGAACGGCCTCGATCCCAGCACGACCCGCGGTCGTGTGGATTACAGTGCCGGTGAGGATTGCCGCAGGCCGAGATCGGCGGCGGTGGTCACCGGGTCCTGGTGCGTGGCCGATTGGCACTGTTCGTGACAGCCCTTGGTGAGGGTGCAGGTCAGTGAGGACACCGTGCCGCCGTGGAAGGGGCAGTCGTGCACCATGTCCGGTAGCTCGTAGCGCTTGCCGTCGACGATGTCGAGCAGGGTCTGCCCGGCCCACAGCGGCTCGCGCTCGATCTCCTCGCGCAGCGGATTCTTGCGCGCCAGATAGTATTTGCCCTTCGTGGCGATCGCGATGATCGGGGCCAGCACCATCGCGATCGCGAGTGCGAGATACGGCGACCATGCCTGGCAGAAGTCGCCGAACGCGCCGAAGAACGCCGCGATCGACACCGCCGAGGCCACCAGCATCGAGACGAAGCCCACCGGATTGATCGGATACAGATACGCCCGTTTGAATTCCACATACGGCGGGCTGATCTTCAGCAGCGCCTTGTTGATCACCAGATCCGCGACGATCGCGCCGATCCAGGCGATGGCGACATTGGAGTAGAAGCCGAGGATGGTGTTGAGCAGCGAGAACATATTGCACAGCATCAATGTCAGCGCGATCGCGATGTGCAGTGCGAGCCACACCACCCGGCCCGGATGGATGTGCAGCGCCCGGCTGAAGAAGTTCGACCACGACAGCGAACCGGAATAGGCGTTGGTGACATTGATCTTCACCTGGGACAGCAGCACCATCACCGTCGCGACGCCCAGTGCGACACCGTGATTGTGCAGGACGGCCCCGTATCCGCCGAGGAACTGCTCGATCGGCTCGGTCGCCCGGGTGAAGCCCACCTGATCGACCACGTAGAAGGCGAGGAACGCCCCCGAAATCTGTTTGGCCGCACCGAGAATCACCCAGCCGGGACCGGCCAGCAGCACCGCCGACCACCATTTCAGCGGGGGCGTCTCCGACTTCTCCGGCATGAACCGCAGATAGTCGACCTGCTCACCGATCTGCGCGATCAGCGACAGCGCCACACCCGCGCCCGCGCCGACGGCGATCGCGCCGACCCGCTGACTGCCGCCGTCGCCGGTCCACGACAGGAAGCCGTCGGCGCCGTGCGGATCGGCGATCAGAATCATCGCGATCGGCGCGACGAACAGCACCAGCCACAGCGGCTGGGTCCACACCTGGAACTTCGCCAGTGCCGACATCCCGTAGAGGACAAGGGGAATGATGAGCACCGAGCCGAGTATGTAGCCGATCGGCAGCGGTATGTGGAAGGTCAGCTTCATCGCCTGCGCCATGATCGCGCCCTCGAGGGCGAAGAAGATGAAACAGAAGCTGGCGTAGATGAGGCTGGTGAGAGTGGACCCGAAGTAGCCGAAACCGGCGCCGCGGGTCAGCAGATCCATGTCCACGTTGTATTTCGCGGCGTAGTACGCGATCGGGATTCCGGTGAGAAAGATCGTGGCCGCCGCCACCAGGATCGCGACGATCGCGCTGGCGCTGCCGTGGCTGACCGCGATGGACGCGCCGATGGAATAGTCGGCGAGATAGGCGATCCCGCCCAGCGCGGCGATCCCGCACGCCATCGGTGACCAGCGGCGGAAGGTGCGCGGGGCGTACCGCAGCGAATAGTCCTCGATGTTGTCCTTGGCTGCCCAGGTCTGGAAACGGTCCCACCGGGTAGGGGGTGCTCCGGTGGGATCAGGTGTCGGGGAGGTTTTCATCGTCAGATCTCCTTGAAACGAAGGCTGCGAGACCTCGGACCTCCGCCGACAGCGCTGTCTGAACTCGTCCGGATCACAGCAAACATCAAGGTAGGAGAGATGATTTCGTTTGACAATATTCAAATGAATATTTTTCGAACGGGCAATGTGCTGGTTACACAGGCGACCGCGCCACGGTCACCGGCGACGCAGTTGCCCCAGTAGCGGCAGGCACGACACCAGCACCACCACCGCGACGGCGGGCAGCAGATACCTGTCCACGTTCGGCACTCGCGTGCCCAGCCAGAACCCCACCAGCACCAGACTCTGCGACCATGCCAGCCCGCCCACGATCTGCCAGGTCGTGAAGGTCCGCGCCGGAACGCCGAGGACGCCCGCGACCGGGCTGATCACCGTGCGCACCATCGGCACGAACCGTCCGATGACGATGGCCCGGCGCGCACCGTAGCGATCCAGCCAGTGCTCACCGCGGGCCACCACCGCGTGCAGCCGGGGTTTGGACGTCCGGGCGAGGAAGGCCTGGCCGCCGTGGCGCCCGAACAGATAACCGGCCTGGGCTCCGGCGATGGAACCCGCTGCGGCGCACAGCAGTACCTGCCACAGGATCAGGTGGGGATCGGTGCGGGTGCCGGTGGCGCAGAGGACGCCCGCGGGGAAGATCAGGGTGTCGCCGGGCAGGAAGAAACCGACGACCAGCAGACCGGATTCGGCGAATGTGCCGAGCAGGACGGCCAGCGCACCGAACTCGGCCAGCAACGACGATCCGCTCATCGGGTTCAGTGCGGTCGTGATGCCTGCCACGCGACAACGTTAGCCGGAGGAAGGTCCTCCGGTGTGATGAGCGTGGTCACACGCGCCGGGTCGGCGGATCTTCCCGCCGCTGGTTGTCCGGCGATCGCACGGCCGCCGGGTACCGTGCCGATAGCGAGGCGACGCGGAAGGGACGTATCGATGGCGGCGGTGTCGGATACCGTTCCCGAACTGCTACGCGCCCTGGACCTGACCGGTGTGTTCGCCAACGCCATGCTCGGCGGGGCGGTGGCGCGCACCTACCGATTCGATCCGATCGGATTCGCGGTACTGGCCACGGCGTCGGGGCTGGGCGGTGGCATCATTCGCGACACTCTGCTGCAACGGGGAACCCCGGTCGCGCTGGTCGACTACACCTATCTGCTGACCGCGCTGTTCGGTGCGCTGATCGCGTTCGCGTTCCGTTTCGAGGGCAGGCTGTGGGACCGGCTGTTCCCGTGGGTCGACTCGCTGGCACTGGGTTGCTGGGCGGCGGTCGGCGCGCAGAAGACGCTCGAGGTCGGGTTGGGGTGGCTGCCCGCGGTGCTGCTGGGAACCGCGACCGCGGTCGGTGGCGGGGTGGTGCGCGACATCGCGGTCGGCCGCGTGCCGACGATCTTCGGCGGTAACACGCTGTATGCCACCTGTGCGCTGGCGGCCAGTGCGACACTGGTGATCATCTGGTATTCGGGGCATGTGACGGCGGGGTCGATCGCCGCGACGGTGGTCGGCGCGGGATTGTGCCTGCTGGCCCGGTGGCGGGGATGGATGCTGCCGGAGCGGGTGAGTTGGCCGGAACGATTGCGGTACGGGCGGCGAAAGGAGAGGTGATGACCTCGGCTGCGCGGAACACGGCGGTACCGGCCGGGCCCGACGGGATCGGATTCGGCTGAGCCGGACATCGTGGTGCCCGGCCGGAATCCCGGCCGGGCACGTTCGGCAATCTCGTCCGGGCCAGGCTGGACGATCAGGAAGCCGTTGCGTCCGAGGCGATTTCGGGGGCCAGCGGGGCGATGGCGCCGATGATGTCGCCGACCGTTCCCTCCGGAACACCGGCGTCCTTCAGTGAATCGGTGAGGTGTCCGGCGACCAGGTTGAAGTGGTGCATGGTGATTCCGCGGCCCTGATGCACCTGCTTCATCGGGGCGCCGGTGTACGGTTCGGGGCCGCCGAGGGCGGCCGCGAAGAATTCGACCTGCTTCCCCTTCAGCCGGGACATGTTGGTACCGCTGAAGAAACCGGCGAGGTCCTCGTCGGCGAGGACGCGGACGTAGAAGTCCTCGACCACGGTTTCGAGGGCTTCGTGGCCACCGATCTGCTCGTAGATGGACGCGGCGGGCGGTTCGGGGGTCACCGTGGCGGACGACTTCGAGAACAACGACGAGATTTTCATGCCCTCAGGAAAACAGTGTGAGGTTGCACACCTGTTAGTGCCGTGTGGCTCGCGAGTTGCCTTGTGTAGAGGGCTGATTTCCCTGAACTCACCACGCGTCCGGCCGCGTTGCGAGGTTTGTTTCGGCCGGTCCGCCTCATCCGGCCGCGGGCATCGAAGGTACCGCCGAGGCGGGGTCGATTCCGGTGAACGCCAGCGAGATCACGAAACCCGCCGTCTCCTCCAGTTGCCGGGCCCGCGACAGGTCACCGAAGACGACGGGTTCGGCGCCCAGATCGCGGACGAGACGCCCGGTGGTCCGCAGCGCCGCGGCGTCGTCGCCGCACAGCGGCACCGTCAGCGGTTCGGATGCGGGCTCGGTCCACCGCGTGCTCGGGAAGAGGTGGAACGCCTTGACGACGTGAGCGCCGGGCGCCAGCGCGGCCACCCGTTGTGCGTGCGAGCCGCCGCCGGGGACTCGCAGCGGCCCGCCGCCGTGGTCCATGGCGTTGACCGGGTCGATCAGGGTGGTACCGGTCAGTGCGCCGGTGGTGGCCCCGGCCGCGCGCAGGACGTCAGCGACACCGGTGTGCGCCACCGCCAGCAGAACGGCGTCCGCTCCGGTCACGGCCTCGCCGACCGGGACCGCGCGAGTGCCCAGGGCGGTGGCGAGGACGTGTGCGCGGTCCGGTGACCTGCCCGCTACCACCACGTCGTGCCCGGCGCGCACCCAGCCGCCGCCCAATGCCGCGGCCATCGCGCCGGTGCCCAGGATCGCGATTCTCATGTGCAACTCCTCCGAGTGTCCGAGTGTTCGATACGCGGCCACGATAGGAATTCCGATACGCACCGGATGGTGCGCGACGAACGGGGGATGATCGTCGGCATGAGCGGTCGAGGAGCGGAGGCACGGCGTGAGAATGCCGCGCCGAGTTTGTACCGCGAGGGGCGAGGCGTGAGCTGTCGGGCGCGGAGGTGGCAGTGCGGCGTGACGATGCCGCGCCGAGGTCGGGCCGGGAGGAGGCAAGCGGTCAGGTGGAGGAGGCAGCCGCAGGATTACCACGCGGGGCCGAGTTCATGCCGCGAAGGACCAGGCATGAGCTGTCAGGCGCGGAGATGCGCGGCCCAACCACGCCGTGCCGAGGTCACGCTGAGAGAGGCAGAGCATGAGCGGTCAGGGTGTGGAGGCGGGAACGCGGGGTGATCACGCGGCGCCGAGCCCGCGCCGGGAGGAGTGCAGCATGAGTGGTCATGGCGGCGACGCGCATGCGGGCGAGCTGGTCGCCGATTGCCGATTGCGTGCGGCGACAGACCTTTTCGCGCACACCTGGGATCCGGTGATCCTGGTGGGACTGCTCGGCGGGGCCCGGCGGCGCAGTGTGTTGCGCGCCGAGATCGGGGGGATCAGCGACAAGGCGCTCACCGAGGCGCTGCGCCGGTTGGTCGGGCACGGCCTGCTCGAGCGGCAGCGGTACGCGCAGGCGCCACCGCGGGTGGAGTACGCGCTCACGCCGCTGGGACGCAGCCTCGTCGAGGGCCCGCTGCGTGCGCTGGGCGACTGGGTGGAGGTTCACGGTGACGAATTGCTGGCGGCAAGTGGTATTCCCGGCGACGACGAGTGGTGACACCCGCCCGGCTCGCGTCCGATCGTGACCTGGCCGACACACGGCGCACGGGGCGGGCCCGCGGACGAGCCGGGCTCGATAAGCTCGGCGGGTGACCGACGAGACGCTGCTGCAGGGCCCCATTCACGCCGTCCACGCCGAGCTGGGGGCGACCTTCGCGCCGTTCGGCGGATGGGAGATGCCCGTGCAGTACGCGGGCACCGTCGCCGAGCACACCGCCGTGCGCGAGGCCGTCGGCGTCTTCGATGTCAGCCACCTCGGCAAGGCGACCGTGCGCGGAGCGGGGGCGGCCGAATTCGTGAACTCGGCGCTCACCAACGATCTCGGCCGGATCCGTCCCGGCAAGGCGCAGTACACGCTGTGCTGCACCGAACAGGGCGGGGTGATCGACGACCTGATCGCCTACTACGTCTCCGATGACGAGATCTTCCTGGTGCCGAACGCCGCCAACACCGCCGCCGTGGTCGCCGCCCTGCGCGCGGCGGCCCCGGCCGGGATCACCGTCACCGATCAGCATCGCGAGTACGCGGTTCTGGCCGTGCAGGGCCCGAAGTCGGCGGAAGTGCTTGCCGCACTGGGACTTCCGACCGATATGGAATACATGGCCTACGTCGACGCCGACTGGGAGGGCCGCCCGGTGCGGGTGTGCCGGACCGGGTACACCGGCGAGCACGGCTACGAACTGCTGCCGCGCTGGGACGACGCCGAGGCGGTCTTCCGCGCACTGCTGGCGCCGGTAGAGGCGGCCGGGGGACAGCCCGCCGGACTCGGCGCCCGCGACACCCTGCGCACCGAGATGGGCTACCCGCTGCA
Encoded here:
- a CDS encoding purine-cytosine permease family protein; the protein is MKTSPTPDPTGAPPTRWDRFQTWAAKDNIEDYSLRYAPRTFRRWSPMACGIAALGGIAYLADYSIGASIAVSHGSASAIVAILVAAATIFLTGIPIAYYAAKYNVDMDLLTRGAGFGYFGSTLTSLIYASFCFIFFALEGAIMAQAMKLTFHIPLPIGYILGSVLIIPLVLYGMSALAKFQVWTQPLWLVLFVAPIAMILIADPHGADGFLSWTGDGGSQRVGAIAVGAGAGVALSLIAQIGEQVDYLRFMPEKSETPPLKWWSAVLLAGPGWVILGAAKQISGAFLAFYVVDQVGFTRATEPIEQFLGGYGAVLHNHGVALGVATVMVLLSQVKINVTNAYSGSLSWSNFFSRALHIHPGRVVWLALHIAIALTLMLCNMFSLLNTILGFYSNVAIAWIGAIVADLVINKALLKISPPYVEFKRAYLYPINPVGFVSMLVASAVSIAAFFGAFGDFCQAWSPYLALAIAMVLAPIIAIATKGKYYLARKNPLREEIEREPLWAGQTLLDIVDGKRYELPDMVHDCPFHGGTVSSLTCTLTKGCHEQCQSATHQDPVTTAADLGLRQSSPAL
- a CDS encoding DedA family protein → MAGITTALNPMSGSSLLAEFGALAVLLGTFAESGLLVVGFFLPGDTLIFPAGVLCATGTRTDPHLILWQVLLCAAAGSIAGAQAGYLFGRHGGQAFLARTSKPRLHAVVARGEHWLDRYGARRAIVIGRFVPMVRTVISPVAGVLGVPARTFTTWQIVGGLAWSQSLVLVGFWLGTRVPNVDRYLLPAVAVVVLVSCLPLLGQLRRR
- a CDS encoding trimeric intracellular cation channel family protein; its protein translation is MAAVSDTVPELLRALDLTGVFANAMLGGAVARTYRFDPIGFAVLATASGLGGGIIRDTLLQRGTPVALVDYTYLLTALFGALIAFAFRFEGRLWDRLFPWVDSLALGCWAAVGAQKTLEVGLGWLPAVLLGTATAVGGGVVRDIAVGRVPTIFGGNTLYATCALAASATLVIIWYSGHVTAGSIAATVVGAGLCLLARWRGWMLPERVSWPERLRYGRRKER
- a CDS encoding group I truncated hemoglobin, which gives rise to MKISSLFSKSSATVTPEPPAASIYEQIGGHEALETVVEDFYVRVLADEDLAGFFSGTNMSRLKGKQVEFFAAALGGPEPYTGAPMKQVHQGRGITMHHFNLVAGHLTDSLKDAGVPEGTVGDIIGAIAPLAPEIASDATAS
- a CDS encoding NADPH-dependent F420 reductase, producing the protein MRIAILGTGAMAAALGGGWVRAGHDVVVAGRSPDRAHVLATALGTRAVPVGEAVTGADAVLLAVAHTGVADVLRAAGATTGALTGTTLIDPVNAMDHGGGPLRVPGGGSHAQRVAALAPGAHVVKAFHLFPSTRWTEPASEPLTVPLCGDDAAALRTTGRLVRDLGAEPVVFGDLSRARQLEETAGFVISLAFTGIDPASAVPSMPAAG
- a CDS encoding winged helix-turn-helix transcriptional regulator, which produces MSGHGGDAHAGELVADCRLRAATDLFAHTWDPVILVGLLGGARRRSVLRAEIGGISDKALTEALRRLVGHGLLERQRYAQAPPRVEYALTPLGRSLVEGPLRALGDWVEVHGDELLAASGIPGDDEW
- the gcvT gene encoding glycine cleavage system aminomethyltransferase GcvT, yielding MTDETLLQGPIHAVHAELGATFAPFGGWEMPVQYAGTVAEHTAVREAVGVFDVSHLGKATVRGAGAAEFVNSALTNDLGRIRPGKAQYTLCCTEQGGVIDDLIAYYVSDDEIFLVPNAANTAAVVAALRAAAPAGITVTDQHREYAVLAVQGPKSAEVLAALGLPTDMEYMAYVDADWEGRPVRVCRTGYTGEHGYELLPRWDDAEAVFRALLAPVEAAGGQPAGLGARDTLRTEMGYPLHGHELSLEISPVQARAGWAVGWKKPEFWGKDALAQEKSAGPRRTLLGLKAIDRGVLRQGQTVLRGDEPVGETTSGTFSPSLKAGIALALLDTGAGLEPGAEVAVDVRGRRLRAEVVRPPFVTPHTS